The following are encoded together in the Panicum virgatum strain AP13 chromosome 6K, P.virgatum_v5, whole genome shotgun sequence genome:
- the LOC120713927 gene encoding putative disease resistance protein RGA3, with protein MNILLTAVLNELTTRSINFLIKNSFKPTAPDMEDRLRRILLRAQVIIDEAIGRQITNRGVLEQLDKLRDSMHHGYYILDTFIYQSQSEKETKGQVLSNTLSLSNVVNSLQGLCSSSRNTQISEQLQKSLDDLSSMIIDMEEIIVFLMSYPRLYRQPYSMHLLVGNCMFGRHMEMELVISFLLHTQPHAPKELEVLPIVGPGKVGKSTLVAHVCEDARVRNHFSEILFLHGHDLTGVDLAALKEGYVMEHQNPGSNSNKEGRRLLIVVDLVGTLTEDVWNRLYSASIQHAPSGSKIIITSRSDEIIKFGTTRTLSLKYLSHEAYWYFFKMLTFGSMDPEMHPRLARMAMEIARMMNGCFISANVVGCLLRDNIDFHFWYKVLAFLSGMIKKHISKFGVHPFDLLNGKKPTHLGRMFIPSEDFVLHYDYQRSSQDDVPKIRIQDVIYGSVKAEGTFEALGWRSRIPPYHSYVAVCEIRGLKTAGAKRKRPMKNGVTLY; from the coding sequence ATGAATATTCTCCTTACTGCTGTTCTGAACGAGCTGACAACAAGATCCATAAATTTCCTTATCAAAAATAGCTTCAAGCCAACAGCACCGGACATGGAGGACCGCCTCCGCAGGATCCTGCTCCGGGCACAGGTCATCATCGATGAGGCCATAGGACGGCAGATCACAAACCGAGGTGTTCTCGAGCAGCTGGACAAACTCAGAGACTCCATGCACCACGGCTATTACATCCTCGACACCTTCATATACCAATCTCAAAGCGAAAAGGAGACCAAAGGTCAGGTCCTGAGCAACACTTTGTCTCTTTCGAATGTAGTAAATTCTCTACAAGGCTTGTGCTCGTCCAGCAGAAACACACAGATTTCGGAACAGCTGCAAAAGTCGCTTGATGATTTAAGCTCCATGATCATTGATATGGAAGAGATAATTGTGTTCTTGATGAGCTATCCACGCCTATACCGCCAACCTTATAGCATGCATCTCCTGGTGGGAAATTGCATGTTTGGGCGCCATATGGAAATGGAACTTGTCATCAGCTTCCTATTGCACACACAACCTCATGCTCCTAAAGAACTAGAGGTCCTGCCCATCGTTGGTCCCGGTAAAGTTGGCAAGAGTACCCTTGTTGCTCATGTTTGTGAAGATGCAAGGGTCCGTAACCATTTTTCAGAAATACTTTTCTTGCACGGGCATGACCTCACAGGTGTTGACCTTGCTGCGCTCAAAGAAGGATATGTAATGGAACATCAAAATCCTGGATCAAATTCAAACAAAGAGGGAAGAAGATTACTTATTGTTGTTGATTTAGTTGGCACTCTCACCGAAGATGTATGGAACAGGTTGTATTCTGCTTCTATACAACATGCACCAAGCGGTAGTAAAATCATTATCACAAGCCGGTCTGATGAAATCATAAAGTTTGGAACAACCCGGACACTAAGTCTGAAGTATCTGTCCCATGAAGCATATTGGTATTTCTTTAAGATGCTCACATTTGGAAGCATGGATCCTGAGATGCATCCGAGGCTTGCCCGCATGGCTATGGAGATAGCCAGGATGATGAACGGGTGCTTCATTAGTGCAAATGTGGTCGGTTGTTTGCTGAGGGACAACATTGATTTCCACTTTTGGTACAAGGTTTTGGCCTTTTTGAGTGGAATGATCAAGAAGCATATCTCTAAATTTGGTGTGCATCCATTTGATCTTCTAAATGGGAAAAAGCCTACACATCTTGGGAGAATGTTTATACCTTCTGAAGATTTCGTGCTTCATTATGACTACCAACGCTCTTCACAAGATGATGTTCCGAAGATAAGAATCCAAGATGTGATTTATGGAAGTGTTAAGGCTGAAGGGACATTTGAGGCCCTAGGATGGAGGTCTCGAATACCGCCCTACCATAGCTATGTAGCTGTATGTGAGATTCGAGGGCTAAAAACTGCGGGTGCAAAGAGGAAGCGTCCTATGAAAAATGGAGTCACGCTTTATTAA